In Temnothorax longispinosus isolate EJ_2023e chromosome 10, Tlon_JGU_v1, whole genome shotgun sequence, a single window of DNA contains:
- the Tacc gene encoding uncharacterized protein Tacc isoform X2 — MEYIHKLLHRATSPRTSPSPTPTTSGNDSPVTVPKTTEHEIKVRFAREFADVGSVTENLCLAPESLSSASSFHSLSSTLSTKSSSGICPDSTPETPDDAADISYVNSNIPGVEDLILACADIHLGSEYDSQDLSQDQTFASATDETPFPTSDCSFNEDLLDNTDNQTQVIETSSQLHGTTSLNQTHILGSPNNTLPVQDSQFVISYPPAEEYVLQVEESIDKHIPLQESANIVSELETCNVASSIVKDSLPTSNVNDDQLNITTTVSTGNITFNVIALSEEQAIENDCTSEILPLKDPQWCPTEISVPSISSLAQYADLSLPSISSISSPLEDTDSNAKETGVQALSELKQDTSTVLSPSDNLDQKLSQITVNNSVDEAEKHEIIKEELPQLDNCIVSDKKDNIQLLNKTSIIEPKTLEAKQEENLQTSIDKKDLETENNVVLNEIQKLIEEEIAICNETRVIDKQCNLSETVIIEKEKYIAESAAASSAVQEETSVEEELDRTLTLQEIDINFEPDEEQYEEFKPQRQSTTLSSLINAESYFEELKSTVDKVTNELLNPSLEHTDDTDQFVSATPEIFQDPSTFDFLLARSNSTHTNRLRAESLYVKFDPLVSNISMLPQGNTQTINEEKNGKNESPPPDVGTPKRNPAIAAIDRLLFYSPLPNATVQKSEEAQEKNEQPAEAPKSDAPLIDHIDMSKELELVRTTVLQLEEELEKQKKEHEAELERQKAELERQKAEFERQKATFQEKINKLQAQMSQEIKTKTQMTVVVEEYEKSISRLLTERERDRTSLEQDKAKLQEELQAANHHLTNTEAAFNDVHQKYERLKGVVSVYKSNETVLKESIQENVETIKTLETRYDQLKEHAMTQLEKANLELDGIRKQNEAETVKLHAMIRKAELKSTSLAELVEQKTKENKELAKILDEVIARVGHGNSD, encoded by the exons ATGGAGTATATCCATAAACTTCTGCATCGTGCCACGAGCCCAAGAACGTCTCCTTCGCCCACGCCGACGACG agcGGCAACGATAGTCCCGTGACTGTCCCGAAGACAACAGAGCATGAGATCAAGGTTCGTTTTGCCCGTGAGTTTGCCGATGTAGGATCGGTCACGGAAAATCTCTGCTTGGCGCCGGAGAGTCTGTCGTCGGCCAGCAGTTTCCATAGTCTCAGCAGCACTCTCAGTACCAAGAGCAGTAGCGGCATATGCCCCGATTCGACACCCGAAACTCCAGATGACGCCGCAGATATATCATATGTGAACTCCAATATACCTGGTGTAGAGGACTTGATTCTCGCGTGTGCAGACATCCATCTGGGAAGTGAATACGACAGTCAGGATCTCAGTCAAGATCAGACCTTTGCATCGGCCACAGACGAGACACCGTTTCCCACAAGCGATTGTTCCTTTAACGAAGATTTATTGGACAACACCGATAACCAAACACAAGTGATTGAGACGAGTTCTCAATTACATGGGACAACGTCCTTGAATCAAACGCATATTTTGGGATCGCCCAATAACACACTTCCTGTTCAAGATTCACAGTTCGTGATTTCATATCCTCCTGCGGAAGAATACGTACTACAAGTAGAAGAATCGATCGATAAGCATATTCCACTACAGGAAAGTGCTAATATAGTGAGCGAGCTTGAAACGTGCAACGTTGCGAGTAGTATTGTAAAAGATTCACTGCCAACAAGTAATGTGAATGATGATCAGTTGAATATAACAACTACCGTTTCAACTGGTAATATAACTTTCAATGTGATCGCGCTTAGCGAAGAACAGGCAATAGAAAACGATTGCACCTCCGAAATATTACCTTTAAAAGATCCACAGTGGTGTCCTACCGAAATTTCTGTTCCGTCCATATCCTCGTTAGCGCAATATGCAGATCTTTCGTTACCTAGTATATCCAGTATATCGTCGCCATTAGAAGATACTGATAGTAACGCGAAAGAAACGGGTGTACAGGCTTTATCGGAACTTAAGCAAGATACATCAACAGTATTGTCGCCTTCTGACAATCTCGATCAAAAATTATCGCaaataactgtaaataatTCTGTTGATGAAGCAGAAAAGCACGAAATTATCAAAGAAGAGTTGCCTCAATTGGATAATTGCATTGTGTcagataaaaaagataacataCAATTACTAAATAAGACTAGTATTATAGAACCAAAAACTTTGGAAGCTAAACAGGAGGAAAACTTACAGACGAGTAtcgataaaaaagatttagagACCGAGAATAACGTGGTATTGAATGAAATACAGAAGTTaattgaagaagaaattgCCATATGTAATGAGACCCGTGTTATAGATAAACAATGTAATTTATCAGAAACtgtaattatagaaaaagaaaaatatattgcggAGAGTGCAGCTGCATCGAGTGCTGTTCAAGAAGAAACATCCGTTGAAGAAGAACTCGATCGTACGCTTACTTTACAAGAGATAGATATAAACTTTGAACCTGATGAAGAACAGTACGAGGAATTTAAACCTCAACGACAAAGTACTACATTGTCGTCATTGATTAATGCAGAGTCGTATTTTGAAGAATTGAAATCTACAGTTGACAAAGTTACTAACGAGCTACTCAATCCTTCACTGGAGCACACGGACGATACAGATCAATTTGTGAGCGCAACACCTGAAA TTTTCCAAGATCCTTCGACATTTGATTTCTTGTTAGCACGAAGTAATTCTACGCATACAAATCGCCTTAGAGCGGAATCTTTGTATGTTAAATTTGACCCTTTGGTATCGAACATCAGCATGTTGCCTCAAGGAAATACCCAAACGATAAACGAAGAGAAAAATGGCAAAAATGAGTCGCCACCTCCTGATGTCGGTACACCAAAACGTAATCCTGCCATAGCCGCTATAGACAGGCTGCTTTTTTATAGTCCTCTTCCTAATGCAACAGTGCAAAAGTCGGAGGAAgcacaagaaaaaaat gaacAACCGGCAGAAGCGCCTAAATCTGACGCACCACTTATTGATCATATAGATATGAGTAAAGAACTTGAACTTGTAAGAACGACGGTACTACAATTGGAGGAAGAATTAGAGAAACAGAAGAAAGAGCATGAAGCAGAATTGGAAAGACAGAAAGCAGAATTGGAAAGACAGAAAGCAGAATTCGAAAGACAGAAAGCAACCTTtcaggaaaaaattaataaattacaggCACAAATGTCACAAGAGATAAAAACCAAGACCCAGATGAC gGTTGTTGTGGAAGAGTACGAAAAGTCAATTAGCAGATTACTCACGGAGCGGGAAAGGGATCGTACAAGCCTCGAACAAGACAAGGCAAAATTGCAAGAAGAATTGCAAGCTGCAAACCACCATCTAACTAATACGGAAGCAGCGTTTAACGACGTCCACCAAAAGTATGAGAGACTCAAAGGAGTTGTATCGGTGTATAAAAGTAATGAAACtgtattaaaagaaagtatCCAAGAAAATGTAGAAACCATAAAAACATTGGAAACACGATACGATCAGCTCAAGGAACATGCAATGACTCAACTAGAAAA agcTAATTTGGAGTTGGATGGAATACGAAAACAGAACGAAGCAGAAACAGTGAAGCTGCATGCGATGATAAGGAAAGCAGAGCTTAAAAGCACGTCGCTCGCTGAGCTTGTAGAACAGAAAACGAAGGAAAACAAAGAACTCGCGAAAATCCTAGACGAAGTTATCGCCAGGGTTGGTCACGGAAACTCTGATTGA
- the Tacc gene encoding uncharacterized protein Tacc isoform X3 gives MGNLLSTSGNDSPVTVPKTTEHEIKVRFAREFADVGSVTENLCLAPESLSSASSFHSLSSTLSTKSSSGICPDSTPETPDDAADISYVNSNIPGVEDLILACADIHLGSEYDSQDLSQDQTFASATDETPFPTSDCSFNEDLLDNTDNQTQVIETSSQLHGTTSLNQTHILGSPNNTLPVQDSQFVISYPPAEEYVLQVEESIDKHIPLQESANIVSELETCNVASSIVKDSLPTSNVNDDQLNITTTVSTGNITFNVIALSEEQAIENDCTSEILPLKDPQWCPTEISVPSISSLAQYADLSLPSISSISSPLEDTDSNAKETGVQALSELKQDTSTVLSPSDNLDQKLSQITVNNSVDEAEKHEIIKEELPQLDNCIVSDKKDNIQLLNKTSIIEPKTLEAKQEENLQTSIDKKDLETENNVVLNEIQKLIEEEIAICNETRVIDKQCNLSETVIIEKEKYIAESAAASSAVQEETSVEEELDRTLTLQEIDINFEPDEEQYEEFKPQRQSTTLSSLINAESYFEELKSTVDKVTNELLNPSLEHTDDTDQFVSATPEIFQDPSTFDFLLARSNSTHTNRLRAESLYVKFDPLVSNISMLPQGNTQTINEEKNGKNESPPPDVGTPKRNPAIAAIDRLLFYSPLPNATVQKSEEAQEKNEQPAEAPKSDAPLIDHIDMSKELELVRTTVLQLEEELEKQKKEHEAELERQKAELERQKAEFERQKATFQEKINKLQAQMSQEIKTKTQMTVVVEEYEKSISRLLTERERDRTSLEQDKAKLQEELQAANHHLTNTEAAFNDVHQKYERLKGVVSVYKSNETVLKESIQENVETIKTLETRYDQLKEHAMTQLEKANLELDGIRKQNEAETVKLHAMIRKAELKSTSLAELVEQKTKENKELAKILDEVIARVGHGNSD, from the exons agcGGCAACGATAGTCCCGTGACTGTCCCGAAGACAACAGAGCATGAGATCAAGGTTCGTTTTGCCCGTGAGTTTGCCGATGTAGGATCGGTCACGGAAAATCTCTGCTTGGCGCCGGAGAGTCTGTCGTCGGCCAGCAGTTTCCATAGTCTCAGCAGCACTCTCAGTACCAAGAGCAGTAGCGGCATATGCCCCGATTCGACACCCGAAACTCCAGATGACGCCGCAGATATATCATATGTGAACTCCAATATACCTGGTGTAGAGGACTTGATTCTCGCGTGTGCAGACATCCATCTGGGAAGTGAATACGACAGTCAGGATCTCAGTCAAGATCAGACCTTTGCATCGGCCACAGACGAGACACCGTTTCCCACAAGCGATTGTTCCTTTAACGAAGATTTATTGGACAACACCGATAACCAAACACAAGTGATTGAGACGAGTTCTCAATTACATGGGACAACGTCCTTGAATCAAACGCATATTTTGGGATCGCCCAATAACACACTTCCTGTTCAAGATTCACAGTTCGTGATTTCATATCCTCCTGCGGAAGAATACGTACTACAAGTAGAAGAATCGATCGATAAGCATATTCCACTACAGGAAAGTGCTAATATAGTGAGCGAGCTTGAAACGTGCAACGTTGCGAGTAGTATTGTAAAAGATTCACTGCCAACAAGTAATGTGAATGATGATCAGTTGAATATAACAACTACCGTTTCAACTGGTAATATAACTTTCAATGTGATCGCGCTTAGCGAAGAACAGGCAATAGAAAACGATTGCACCTCCGAAATATTACCTTTAAAAGATCCACAGTGGTGTCCTACCGAAATTTCTGTTCCGTCCATATCCTCGTTAGCGCAATATGCAGATCTTTCGTTACCTAGTATATCCAGTATATCGTCGCCATTAGAAGATACTGATAGTAACGCGAAAGAAACGGGTGTACAGGCTTTATCGGAACTTAAGCAAGATACATCAACAGTATTGTCGCCTTCTGACAATCTCGATCAAAAATTATCGCaaataactgtaaataatTCTGTTGATGAAGCAGAAAAGCACGAAATTATCAAAGAAGAGTTGCCTCAATTGGATAATTGCATTGTGTcagataaaaaagataacataCAATTACTAAATAAGACTAGTATTATAGAACCAAAAACTTTGGAAGCTAAACAGGAGGAAAACTTACAGACGAGTAtcgataaaaaagatttagagACCGAGAATAACGTGGTATTGAATGAAATACAGAAGTTaattgaagaagaaattgCCATATGTAATGAGACCCGTGTTATAGATAAACAATGTAATTTATCAGAAACtgtaattatagaaaaagaaaaatatattgcggAGAGTGCAGCTGCATCGAGTGCTGTTCAAGAAGAAACATCCGTTGAAGAAGAACTCGATCGTACGCTTACTTTACAAGAGATAGATATAAACTTTGAACCTGATGAAGAACAGTACGAGGAATTTAAACCTCAACGACAAAGTACTACATTGTCGTCATTGATTAATGCAGAGTCGTATTTTGAAGAATTGAAATCTACAGTTGACAAAGTTACTAACGAGCTACTCAATCCTTCACTGGAGCACACGGACGATACAGATCAATTTGTGAGCGCAACACCTGAAA TTTTCCAAGATCCTTCGACATTTGATTTCTTGTTAGCACGAAGTAATTCTACGCATACAAATCGCCTTAGAGCGGAATCTTTGTATGTTAAATTTGACCCTTTGGTATCGAACATCAGCATGTTGCCTCAAGGAAATACCCAAACGATAAACGAAGAGAAAAATGGCAAAAATGAGTCGCCACCTCCTGATGTCGGTACACCAAAACGTAATCCTGCCATAGCCGCTATAGACAGGCTGCTTTTTTATAGTCCTCTTCCTAATGCAACAGTGCAAAAGTCGGAGGAAgcacaagaaaaaaat gaacAACCGGCAGAAGCGCCTAAATCTGACGCACCACTTATTGATCATATAGATATGAGTAAAGAACTTGAACTTGTAAGAACGACGGTACTACAATTGGAGGAAGAATTAGAGAAACAGAAGAAAGAGCATGAAGCAGAATTGGAAAGACAGAAAGCAGAATTGGAAAGACAGAAAGCAGAATTCGAAAGACAGAAAGCAACCTTtcaggaaaaaattaataaattacaggCACAAATGTCACAAGAGATAAAAACCAAGACCCAGATGAC gGTTGTTGTGGAAGAGTACGAAAAGTCAATTAGCAGATTACTCACGGAGCGGGAAAGGGATCGTACAAGCCTCGAACAAGACAAGGCAAAATTGCAAGAAGAATTGCAAGCTGCAAACCACCATCTAACTAATACGGAAGCAGCGTTTAACGACGTCCACCAAAAGTATGAGAGACTCAAAGGAGTTGTATCGGTGTATAAAAGTAATGAAACtgtattaaaagaaagtatCCAAGAAAATGTAGAAACCATAAAAACATTGGAAACACGATACGATCAGCTCAAGGAACATGCAATGACTCAACTAGAAAA agcTAATTTGGAGTTGGATGGAATACGAAAACAGAACGAAGCAGAAACAGTGAAGCTGCATGCGATGATAAGGAAAGCAGAGCTTAAAAGCACGTCGCTCGCTGAGCTTGTAGAACAGAAAACGAAGGAAAACAAAGAACTCGCGAAAATCCTAGACGAAGTTATCGCCAGGGTTGGTCACGGAAACTCTGATTGA
- the Tacc gene encoding uncharacterized protein Tacc isoform X1 — translation MSSPRGYAREGERIVLKEITATLQNSSPIQLSRRKSGNDSPVTVPKTTEHEIKVRFAREFADVGSVTENLCLAPESLSSASSFHSLSSTLSTKSSSGICPDSTPETPDDAADISYVNSNIPGVEDLILACADIHLGSEYDSQDLSQDQTFASATDETPFPTSDCSFNEDLLDNTDNQTQVIETSSQLHGTTSLNQTHILGSPNNTLPVQDSQFVISYPPAEEYVLQVEESIDKHIPLQESANIVSELETCNVASSIVKDSLPTSNVNDDQLNITTTVSTGNITFNVIALSEEQAIENDCTSEILPLKDPQWCPTEISVPSISSLAQYADLSLPSISSISSPLEDTDSNAKETGVQALSELKQDTSTVLSPSDNLDQKLSQITVNNSVDEAEKHEIIKEELPQLDNCIVSDKKDNIQLLNKTSIIEPKTLEAKQEENLQTSIDKKDLETENNVVLNEIQKLIEEEIAICNETRVIDKQCNLSETVIIEKEKYIAESAAASSAVQEETSVEEELDRTLTLQEIDINFEPDEEQYEEFKPQRQSTTLSSLINAESYFEELKSTVDKVTNELLNPSLEHTDDTDQFVSATPEIFQDPSTFDFLLARSNSTHTNRLRAESLYVKFDPLVSNISMLPQGNTQTINEEKNGKNESPPPDVGTPKRNPAIAAIDRLLFYSPLPNATVQKSEEAQEKNEQPAEAPKSDAPLIDHIDMSKELELVRTTVLQLEEELEKQKKEHEAELERQKAELERQKAEFERQKATFQEKINKLQAQMSQEIKTKTQMTVVVEEYEKSISRLLTERERDRTSLEQDKAKLQEELQAANHHLTNTEAAFNDVHQKYERLKGVVSVYKSNETVLKESIQENVETIKTLETRYDQLKEHAMTQLEKANLELDGIRKQNEAETVKLHAMIRKAELKSTSLAELVEQKTKENKELAKILDEVIARVGHGNSD, via the exons agcGGCAACGATAGTCCCGTGACTGTCCCGAAGACAACAGAGCATGAGATCAAGGTTCGTTTTGCCCGTGAGTTTGCCGATGTAGGATCGGTCACGGAAAATCTCTGCTTGGCGCCGGAGAGTCTGTCGTCGGCCAGCAGTTTCCATAGTCTCAGCAGCACTCTCAGTACCAAGAGCAGTAGCGGCATATGCCCCGATTCGACACCCGAAACTCCAGATGACGCCGCAGATATATCATATGTGAACTCCAATATACCTGGTGTAGAGGACTTGATTCTCGCGTGTGCAGACATCCATCTGGGAAGTGAATACGACAGTCAGGATCTCAGTCAAGATCAGACCTTTGCATCGGCCACAGACGAGACACCGTTTCCCACAAGCGATTGTTCCTTTAACGAAGATTTATTGGACAACACCGATAACCAAACACAAGTGATTGAGACGAGTTCTCAATTACATGGGACAACGTCCTTGAATCAAACGCATATTTTGGGATCGCCCAATAACACACTTCCTGTTCAAGATTCACAGTTCGTGATTTCATATCCTCCTGCGGAAGAATACGTACTACAAGTAGAAGAATCGATCGATAAGCATATTCCACTACAGGAAAGTGCTAATATAGTGAGCGAGCTTGAAACGTGCAACGTTGCGAGTAGTATTGTAAAAGATTCACTGCCAACAAGTAATGTGAATGATGATCAGTTGAATATAACAACTACCGTTTCAACTGGTAATATAACTTTCAATGTGATCGCGCTTAGCGAAGAACAGGCAATAGAAAACGATTGCACCTCCGAAATATTACCTTTAAAAGATCCACAGTGGTGTCCTACCGAAATTTCTGTTCCGTCCATATCCTCGTTAGCGCAATATGCAGATCTTTCGTTACCTAGTATATCCAGTATATCGTCGCCATTAGAAGATACTGATAGTAACGCGAAAGAAACGGGTGTACAGGCTTTATCGGAACTTAAGCAAGATACATCAACAGTATTGTCGCCTTCTGACAATCTCGATCAAAAATTATCGCaaataactgtaaataatTCTGTTGATGAAGCAGAAAAGCACGAAATTATCAAAGAAGAGTTGCCTCAATTGGATAATTGCATTGTGTcagataaaaaagataacataCAATTACTAAATAAGACTAGTATTATAGAACCAAAAACTTTGGAAGCTAAACAGGAGGAAAACTTACAGACGAGTAtcgataaaaaagatttagagACCGAGAATAACGTGGTATTGAATGAAATACAGAAGTTaattgaagaagaaattgCCATATGTAATGAGACCCGTGTTATAGATAAACAATGTAATTTATCAGAAACtgtaattatagaaaaagaaaaatatattgcggAGAGTGCAGCTGCATCGAGTGCTGTTCAAGAAGAAACATCCGTTGAAGAAGAACTCGATCGTACGCTTACTTTACAAGAGATAGATATAAACTTTGAACCTGATGAAGAACAGTACGAGGAATTTAAACCTCAACGACAAAGTACTACATTGTCGTCATTGATTAATGCAGAGTCGTATTTTGAAGAATTGAAATCTACAGTTGACAAAGTTACTAACGAGCTACTCAATCCTTCACTGGAGCACACGGACGATACAGATCAATTTGTGAGCGCAACACCTGAAA TTTTCCAAGATCCTTCGACATTTGATTTCTTGTTAGCACGAAGTAATTCTACGCATACAAATCGCCTTAGAGCGGAATCTTTGTATGTTAAATTTGACCCTTTGGTATCGAACATCAGCATGTTGCCTCAAGGAAATACCCAAACGATAAACGAAGAGAAAAATGGCAAAAATGAGTCGCCACCTCCTGATGTCGGTACACCAAAACGTAATCCTGCCATAGCCGCTATAGACAGGCTGCTTTTTTATAGTCCTCTTCCTAATGCAACAGTGCAAAAGTCGGAGGAAgcacaagaaaaaaat gaacAACCGGCAGAAGCGCCTAAATCTGACGCACCACTTATTGATCATATAGATATGAGTAAAGAACTTGAACTTGTAAGAACGACGGTACTACAATTGGAGGAAGAATTAGAGAAACAGAAGAAAGAGCATGAAGCAGAATTGGAAAGACAGAAAGCAGAATTGGAAAGACAGAAAGCAGAATTCGAAAGACAGAAAGCAACCTTtcaggaaaaaattaataaattacaggCACAAATGTCACAAGAGATAAAAACCAAGACCCAGATGAC gGTTGTTGTGGAAGAGTACGAAAAGTCAATTAGCAGATTACTCACGGAGCGGGAAAGGGATCGTACAAGCCTCGAACAAGACAAGGCAAAATTGCAAGAAGAATTGCAAGCTGCAAACCACCATCTAACTAATACGGAAGCAGCGTTTAACGACGTCCACCAAAAGTATGAGAGACTCAAAGGAGTTGTATCGGTGTATAAAAGTAATGAAACtgtattaaaagaaagtatCCAAGAAAATGTAGAAACCATAAAAACATTGGAAACACGATACGATCAGCTCAAGGAACATGCAATGACTCAACTAGAAAA agcTAATTTGGAGTTGGATGGAATACGAAAACAGAACGAAGCAGAAACAGTGAAGCTGCATGCGATGATAAGGAAAGCAGAGCTTAAAAGCACGTCGCTCGCTGAGCTTGTAGAACAGAAAACGAAGGAAAACAAAGAACTCGCGAAAATCCTAGACGAAGTTATCGCCAGGGTTGGTCACGGAAACTCTGATTGA